Within the Capra hircus breed San Clemente unplaced genomic scaffold, ASM170441v1, whole genome shotgun sequence genome, the region GGGAAAACCGTTAGGCCATTCAAGTAtagcctaaatcaaatcccttataattatacagtgctggtgatgaatagattcaagggattagatctgatggaatgcctgaagaactatggctgGAGGCTTGTAACATTGTACATAAGGTGGTGATCacaaccatcccaagaaaaagaaatacaaaatggttttctgaggaggccttacaaattgctgagaaaagaaaaaaagtgaaaggcaaaggagaaaaggaaagatatacaagaatagcaaggaaagataagaaagcattcttaaatgaacaaggcaaagaaatagaggaaaacaatagaatgggaaaggctagagatctcttcaagaaaattagagataccaagggaacatttcatgcgaagatgggcacaataaaggacagaaacagtatggacctaacagaagcagaagatgctaagaagaggtggcaagaatacacagacctataaaaaaatagattttaatgatgcagataaccacgatggtgtgatcactcacctagagccagacatcctggagtgcaaagtcaagtgggccttaggtaacatctctatgaacaaagctagtggagttgatagaattcctgctgagctattccaaatcctaaaagatgatgttgtgaaaatgctgcactcaatatgccagcaaatttggaaaactcagcaatggccacaggactggaaaagtcagttttcattccaatcccaaagagggcaacaccaaagaatgttcaaactaccacacaattgcactcaattcaCATGCAGGCAAGGTCATGCTCataatccttcaagctaggattcaacagtacgtgaaccaagagcttccagatgtacaagctggatttaaaaaaggcagcaatcaaattgccagcatccattgcatcttagaaaaagcaagagaattccagaaaacatctgcttcactgacttcgctaaagtgtttgactgtgtggatcacaacaaattgtggaaaattcttaaagagatgggaatatcggaccacattacctgcctcctgagaaatccgtatgcagggttaaaaagcaacagttagaactggacatggaacaacagactggttcaaaattggtacAGGAGTAGGTCAAGACTGCATATAtcacccctgtttatttaacttatatgcagagtacatcatgcaaaatgctgggctggatgaagcacaagctggaatcaagattgtcagagaaatatcaataacctcagatatgcagatgataccacctttatggcagaaagcatagaggaaaactaaagagcctcttgatgagggtgaaaggggagagtgaaaaaactggcttaaaactcaacagtcaaaaaacgaagatcatggcatctggtcccatcacttcatggcaaatagatggggaaataatggaaacagtgacagactttattttcttgggctccaaaatcactgcaaatggtgactataggcgtgaaattaaaagacgcttgctccttggaagaaagctatgacaaatgtagacagcatattaaaaagcagagacttcacttcgctgacaaaggtccatatagtcaaagctttggtttttccagtagacatgtatggatgtgagagctggatcataaagaaggctgagcaccaaaaaattgatgcttttgaactatgatgttggaaaagattcttgagagtcccttggacagcaaggagtcaaACCAGTTAGTCtggaaggaaataaatcctgaatattcattggaagaactggtgctgaagctgaagctcctaaactttggccacctttttcaaagaactgacttattggaaaagaccctgatgctggaaaagatagaaggcaggaggagatggagacaactgacaatgagatggttagatggtatcaccaattcaatggacataggtttgagcaaattccaggagatggtgaaggagagggaagcctggtgtgctgcagtccatgaattcacaaagagctgaacatgacttagggactgaacatcAAGAAGGTAAAGAACTCAGATAAGGAATAACGAGGACCAAAAAGTCCACTCGATTTGGCCACTTGGATGTCATTGGCCGCAGCAGCAGATGTCTCGTTGTCTCATCTTCCCCTCCTTGTTTCTAAGCACTGGGTCACTTCAGGAGTAATCTTCCCAAAGTCTAACCCTTGCCAGAGTGGGGCGTTCTCTGGTTTTGGTTGGCATGGATGTGCAACTCAAATTAATTTCAGCAACAGCTTGGGGATAACTGAGCAGCTGTGCTTGTTTCTATTATTGAGAGCCTTGTGATATGAGACCCAGAGCTCTCCTCCTGATTATGGATTCCAGGATGGAGAACAACCCACCTACTAACTAGAATGTTACTGGTTGAGGAGACAAGAGTAATGTCATGGGTTCAAGGCTTGGTGTTTCTGAGATGGCTTTTCCTTAGAGGCAGGAACACTGTAGGGCATTTCCAAAGAATGTGTATTGTTCGGGTTGATTCTCCTTTAACTACTCTTGTGTTTGGATATTAGGGCCCAGGAATCGTGACTGATGATTATGCCGCTCCTCCATTCTCTTTCAGATTGCCtttaaaataaccaaaatattaaggctggaggagaagcatTTTACTCTAACCTTTCCTAACTCATCCACATGAATTGATCAATTTATGTCCATCACCTGAAGaccttaaagaaaagaaagtgtttaATTTGAGGGGACACTAATGCAAATGGGGTATATTGTAGCTGTGGTTGTTGGGGATTTCTCCTTAAGGATAGATGGGGTTGGGCAGCCTGTCATGATGCGTTACCCTTCTTGGAAAGTGGGTTGACAGCTTCTTGGGTTCCCTCTTCAGGGACTCCTGAGAAGGAGCCAAGTGGCCAAATCACCCTTAATGTGTTATCGAGTACAGACAAGATGTGGATAACTTCAGTCCTGACCCAAGACTAAACCTTAAACATCTTACAGTGCTTTCTTCTTGGATGTAAAACTGTTGATAACACGCCCTCCCAATTTCTCCCCCTTTCAGGTGTCAGTAATTTCTAACTGGCTAGAACGTGAAGTGCAAAGTCCTTAGGCCTTGGGAAATTAGgagatggggaggaaggagaggaagaagaaggacAAAAACATAGAGAAGGGGGAgtgaaagagagaagtttcctggGATGTTTTATCTGTCTTTTAAACTAGATGTAACttgtcctgggtcgggaagcgtTGGTATTCCCTCTGCAGtctctcttcctctatttctttgcctttcctcAGGCACTTATTTTCTGTCCCCTATTCTTTCCTGCCTTGTCTCTTCTTCCCATTCTCTTCACCTGCCTTGCCTCTTCTCGCCATTCTCTATCTCCAAACATAGATGTCTCTGCCCCTCATTGCTCTCAGCTGCCCTTCCTCTGCCTGCAGAGAATGACAGGGAACATGAATCTGTTTTGCCCGTTGTTGGTGCTTCCCCGTGTGTGACTCACCTCTGTGCCAGGGTGTGCAGATAAGAGGTGGATGGATAAGTATAGTTTTTCTGTTCCTGCCTTCCTTTATGAATTCATTCCAGCAATATCTACTGAGCATCGTGCTAGTTCTTGGGCTACGTGTGGGGGGTGCTGTGGTAGAGAAAACAGATGCGCTCCATTCTAGAAATGTGTTGGAGCCACAGGCTATTTCTATGCAAGGTGATAAGTGCTCAGATGAGGACAGGCAAAGGAGCTGTGGGAGAACAGAGCACTTACAAGCCCAGAAAAGAATGCTAGGAGTACTTCTCTGAGAAGGCGACTTGACTTTAATTGTGATCCCTTCCACCCTAGAGCAACCAGAGAACTCTGAGGTGGGGAAAGTTTCACTTGTCACTGTTTTTATTGTGCCCCATACCTGTCATGCGAATGTTTAAAGTACAAGCTCTGGAACTAAATGTATTTagtccaaatctttgttgttctctccctatgtcatgtctgactctttgccactggatggaccgcagcacgccaggcttccttgactTCTccgtctcccgaagtttgctcaaactcatgtgcactgagtcagtgatgccatcaaccatctcatcctctgctaccctcttctcctattaccttcagtctttgccagagtcagggtcttttccagtgagtcggctctttgcaacaggtgaccaaagtactggagtttcagcatcagtccttccaatgaatatttcagggttgatttcctttaggatggactggtttgatcttgcagtccaaggaactctcaagagtcttctccagcactgtagcTTCAAAAGTATCAgtacttctgtgctcagcctctttatggtccacctaTTATTCcctatatgactactagaaaaaccataactttgactgtatgCACACTTGTGACagaggacgacagaagatgagatggtggatggcatcacatacttaatggacctgagtttgagcaaaccctgggagatggtgaaggacagggaagcctggcttgctgcagtccatgggttgcaaagagtcagacaggactgagcaattgaacagcaACTCTTGTTGgcaagtgacatctctgctttaaATAAGATGTCAAagttttcatagctttccttcaaggagcaagtgtcttttaatttcactcttgcagtcaccatctgcagtgattttggagcccaagaaaatacattctctcactgtttcactTCTTCATCTTgtaattgccatgaagtaatgggacaggatgccatgatcttaattttttgaacgctgagttttaagccagcttttaactctcttttttcatccttatcaagaggctctttagttcttcttcactttttgccattagagtgatatcatctgcatatctgagattgttgatatttctctgtaattttgattccagcttctgtttcatccTGTCTGGCCCAGGAATGAGAGGGAGCAGTGCCCTGAACATCAGCATCTGACCCGAGAGCAGCCACCCAGCACGAGGCGACGAAATGAGGTGTCATAGGGTCAGTTGTCAGTGCTCTGAATCCTTGACATCGATTCCTTTCAAGGAATTGGGCTGGCTTGGGTGTGGAATGGGAAATCCTGTTGTCAGCAGGTGTAAAACATCCCCTAGGGATTATGGGCTTGATTGTGGACAGAAATCTCCtaataatggaaagaaatgaaagccaGAGAAATTTCAGTCTGATGAATGCCAGCTGAGCTGAGTAGAACTCCCAGGTTAGTGGACCCTAGAAAAACACCTGTTACATTAAAAGAGTTAATGATACATAATTGATCATTTCACTGTGGTTATATGTGAGAAATCCCTACTAGGAAAACACAGATTTATCCAGGGAAAGGGCCTTCATGTGTGTAACTTACTctcaatttgtttttaaagaaaaagcctGTGTGAGTTTGTGTAGGCACATAGAGAGAAGGCACACGTGCTAAAGTAAATTGGGTAAAACACAAACTATAGGTGAATCTAGTAGAAGCTATATGCGTCTTGCACTACTCTTATTTTCGCAATATTCTgtaaattttcaattattttagcctcaaaattaaaacagaatgaCACGACAGTGAGGCACATGTCATAATCCGGGTGATGAAGTCCCTGTTAGGCCAGGGAGTGTCTGTCAGCcttgcctggggtgggggtgtcagGGCGGGCTTCATGGAGAATTTTGGGAGAGACTGGAAGGATGACGACCTGACGGAGGTGTGTGAGGCCTTGGAGCATCTGACTGGACATCTGGAGCAGGACAGGCTGCAGGGGAGAACAGTGAGGTCCCATTCATCCGAGAGTTTGTTACGGCGGGAACACTGTGTGTGTTCTGACCCTGCAGGGCTCGCCCTCATGGGGTGAGTGTCATCTGTGTGACCAAGAGTGCTGCCTCCTGCCCCTCCAGACAGTCACTCATTTCTCATTGCCCGGGGCCGAGCCTCAGGAACCTTCAAGGGaagaaagcttgagggcagggctTGCAGCCCAGAGTGGGCTGGGCCCACATACTTGATTCTCTCCACAAGGCTCAGCATTTCACTCATGTCAGGACTCTCTGCAGAGGCAGTTGCTCTGAGACTCCGCCTGGCAGGGAACTCGCCGTTCCTGGGATctgtgaggaaggaaggaggaagctcTCCGTGCTGTGAGGAAGCTCTCTGCACTGAGTCTGAGATAAGATCCGAATGTGTGGGGAGCCACAAAGCCAGCTCAGGTCTGGTCTTGGTCTCAGGAATGGGGAGTTTGAGAGAAAGGAGCCTGTGGGCCCTTAAGGATTTGAGGGTTGGATGAGGTTGGGTGTGTTCCAATAGGCTTGAGAATGCCCAGGAGGCCATCACTTCCCATTTGAGGTTTCCTTACTCAGAAAAGTTCaggcagcaaggatgggaagatGAAAAATGATGGATCGGCCAATGATGTCGTGCATCGTTTTCTTCTTAGGGGCCAGGTGCCAGATTCTGCCTCCTGCTGTTCCTCTCTCTGGCCGCCAGAGGGCGGGGTGCAGGTAGGTCACTCAGAAGCAGCAGTTTCATGAGCTcacccaggtgcacagtggagcAGAGGGGGTGGAGCTCGGCTGGATGCTGATGTTCTGGTCCAGAGGGGAGTCATGGAGATGCAGAGAAGCCGCACTTTGCAGCCTACATGAGCTGTGGCCTAGTGTTGATTGCTGGTCTCTCTGGATGTTTGGCCTGAAGCTAAGGCCTGTCCTGGGGGCTCCATCTGTACCTCTGCGTGTGGCTGAGGGGGCTCAGGGGAGCCATGGTGGTGAAGACTGTGCTTCCTTCTAGTGGCTCCTGCTCCTATAGCCTTGGCCTTGGGGTTCCCAGAAGGAGACGGTGTTCAGGGCTGTGTCCAGGGAACAACCTAGTCTAGTCTTCATCCCCCCAATTCCCTTCCTTGCAGTAGGCACTATggacagttttcatttttaaaaccgtTGAGCAAAAGAATGCAAGTGTTAAGCCTGTAGTAGACTGTGGTCAGGTATTCTTAGCTGTGAGAATCCTGACCTCTGGGGCCTCACAGTCCAGTGATAAAATTGTAAAGTAGGAGGGGGTTGAGAGCTGATGGCCTGTAAAGCTGGTGTGAGTAGCATCTGAATATTAATGGGAATTATTCTCCCATCCTCTAGCAATGATCCCTTCTGTTGAGAAGTTTTGGGAGGATGAAAAATGTGCTCCATACCTGTCTTTGCTTCCCAGAAGCGGCAAGGAAATCAAAGAAAGTTGTAGTGAGGCAGATGGTGAGTCATAAACCAACTCAGTATCCTCTTCTTTCAGTTACTTTTTAGCTAAGCAGATCCCAGTTATGGAGATCAGGAGGGCTGTGCCACCACTCCTGTCTGATTTGACTTCAGCGTCCAGCCAAGTAGATTTCCAATGGGAATTTTGAGGGTTTGGATCATGTTACAGGAGACATCTGTACATGCAGCGGGTTTTCCAAGGAGACTGACAGATAGGGTTGgtaaagttcatttcagttcagttcagtcactcagtcgtgtccgactctttgtgaccccatgaattgcagcacgccaggcctccctgttcatcaccatctcccggagttcactcaaactcatgtccatcgagtccgtgatgccatccagccatctcatcctgagctgtccccttctcctcctgcccccaatccctcccagtatcagagtcttttccagtgagtcaactcttcgcatgaggtggccaaagtactggagtttcagctttggcatcattccttccaaagaaatcccagggctgatctccttcagaatggactggttggatctccttgcagtccaagggactctcaagagtcttctccaacaccacatttcaaaagcatcaattcttcggcgctcggccttcttcacagtccaactcacatccatacatgaccacaggaaaaaccatagccttgactagatggaccttagtcagcaaagtaatgtctctgcttttgaatgtactatctaggttggtcataactttccttccaaggagtaaacgtcttttaatttcatggctgcaatcaccatctgcagtgattttggagcccaaaaagataaagtctgacactgtttccactgtttccccatctatttcccaatctattttccatgaagtgatgggactggatgccatgatcttcgttttctgaatgttgagctttaggccaactttttcactctcctctttcactttcatcaagaggccctttagctcctcttcactttctgccagaaggctggtgtcatctgcatatctgaggttattgatatttctcccagaaatcttgattccagcttgtgtttcttccagtccagtgtttctcatgatgtactctgcatagaagttaaataagcagggtgacaatatacagccttgatgtactccttttcctatttggaaccagtctgttgttccatgtccagttctaactgttgtttcctgacctgcatacagatttctcaagaggcaggtcaggtggtctggtattcccatctctttcagaattttccacagtttattgtgatccacacagtcaaaagctttggcatagccaataaagcagaaataaatgtttttctggaactctcttgctttttccatgatccagcagatgttgccaatttgatctctggttcttctgccttttctaaagccagcttgaacaccagggagttcatgattcacgtagtgctgaagcctggcttggagaattttgagcattactttactagcatgtgagatgagtgcagttgtgtggtagtttgagcattctttggcattgcctttctttgggattggaatgaaaactgaccttttccagtcctgtggccactgctgagttttccaaatttgctggcatattgagtgcagcactttcacagcatcagctttcaggatttgaaacagctcaactggaattacaaaTTCATATCAAAAAGTTTACTTTCCTTTAGGGCTAGGTCCAGGAAGGGAACTCTACACTTAGGAAATCTGAATCTCATAAAATGGGCAGTGACCATGCCTCTCCTTTGCTCTGAGTTGCAGAGGCCACATCCTGATGTAGACTTGAGATGTGGTTGGGTGCTATTATCAGGCCTTGAGTGGTCAGAAGGAGGCTCTGTCCAGAGGGAGATATCATCTCTGTCTTCTTGGATATTTGCTCTACAAAGTCTTTGGAAAGATAGCTTTGAACAAAGGCAGTCAGTGTTTCTGCTCTTAGATGACCCATAGAGAATTGTCTTCTAATAAGCAGGTATGTGTGAGAGCCTTCAGGATACATTTCTGACTTCCCAGAGTCTTTCTGATTGTGAGGCCTGAGATAGACCCTGTTGGTCTCAGACAGGGGGTCTCTGGGTTGGTTCCCTCTGCAGATGGCCTGTATCACCTCTGCACTGAGAATGGTGTCGTCTGCCAGACCTTCTGTGACATGACCTCTGGGGGTGGCGGCTGGACCCTGGTGGCCAATGTGCATGAGAACCGCATGCTCGGGAAATGCACGGTGGGCGATCGCTGGTCCAGTCAGCAGGGCAACAGGGCTGACTACCCAGAGGGCGATGGCAACTGGGCCAATTACAACACGTTTGGGTCTACAGAGGCCGCCACCAGCGGATGACTACAAGGTACTGAGCACCCAGGTGGGAAGGATGGGGAGCGGGGTGCGGCCAGAGAAGAGCATGTGGAAGGGAGGGTGGTAGACGGGGAgctggaggtggggctggagaagatgaCAGACAGAAGTCCATGTCTTGAATCATAGGTTCCTCCCACCAAGGCTGTTTGGGTGGTGGGGCCTCATCATCTTCTGGAAGGGTGGGGGTCTGAGCACTGCTGGGCACCTGGCCTCCTGAAGACCTGAGCTCTCAGCTCCACTGAGGACTGTGTGTGTGGGTCTTTGGCTGGTAGCACCTCCTGGGCTGGTCAGGCTGAGTGTGTGTCCCTCTGCAGAACCCTGGCTACTACGACATTCAAGCTCGGGACCTGGGCATCTGGCACGTGCCCAACAAGTCCCCCTGCAGCACTGGAGGAACAGCTCCCTGCTGAGGTAACACACCAACATGGGCTTCTTCCAGAGACTGGAGCATAATCTGTTTGGACTCTACCAGGTACCTGGGCTGCTGGCTGGGAGTGGGGGGCACTTCTTTTGGTGAGCTGAGAGCTAGGAGTTTTGGGTGAGAATAAATCTGGTCTGGGTCCCATATCTCTAGCAGATGCTTGTTCTTGGCTCTTTATTCTCCCTGTGGGTCAAGTGAACTCACAGTCTACCTCTCTTGGGATTTCTGAGCCAAGCAAGGGAAGAAGCATatgggggaagagagaggaacTCGAGGTTGTTGGCCATAGTTATGATggcgggtgggtgggggaggaatTAGTATTTTAAAGCTGATCTGAAAATGACACCTGAGGGCATTAAATCTCCTGCTTGTTCTCACAGAACCTATATTTTTGGTCTCTAGAAATACCTCGTGAAATATGGAGCAGGGAAGTGCTGGACTGACAATA harbors:
- the LOC102180359 gene encoding LOW QUALITY PROTEIN: intelectin-2 (The sequence of the model RefSeq protein was modified relative to this genomic sequence to represent the inferred CDS: inserted 1 base in 1 codon; deleted 2 bases in 2 codons; substituted 1 base at 1 genomic stop codon); the encoded protein is MKSLLGQGVSVSLAWGGGVRAGFMENFGRDWKDDDLTEVCEALEHLTGHLEQDRLQGRTGPGARFCLLLFLSLAARGRGAAMIPSVEKFWEDEKCAPYLSLLPRSGKEIKESCSEADDGLYHLCTENGVVCQTFCDMTSGGGGWTLVANVHENRMLGKCTVGDRWSSQQGNRADYPEGDGNWANYNTFGSTEAATSDDYKNPGYYDIQARDLGIWHVPNKXPLQHWRNSSLLRXHTNMGFFQRLEHNLFGLYQKYLVKYGAGKCWTDNSPAIPVDYDFGDAEKTASYYSPDGQREYLLPKPSHPALPCSLRESVTSNS